The genome window CTCTATCAATGGCTATTGTAAAGGATGCCACTGGTGTTCCTGTACCTGGGATGTATCTTAATTCAGGGTCTCTAGTCAATCTTCCCACTAATACAACTTGATTCATAAAAACACCACCTATTTTTTATAATAAAACCAGTTATTAAGCAACAACTATCATGTGTCTTATTACGTTTTCATTTATCTTTAAGTTTCTGTCTATCTCTTTAGGAACGTCTACTGCTGATTTGAAGTTAACTAATACATAGAAACCTTCTGTAAACTTAGCTATTGGATAAGCTAATTTTTTAGTTCCCCAAGTATCAACTTTAACTATTTCTCCGTCAGTTGCAACAACTTCCTTAACTTTGTTTAGTATAGCCTCTCTTATTTCTTCATCAGAGTTTGGCTTTACCACATAAACTAATTCATAATTTCTCACTATAATTCACCTCCCTTTGGACTTAACGGCTCTACACTCTTAGAGCAGAGAAATGAGACTAAAATCTCATACCTACATATTTTATCATTTATTCTTATTTCTGTCAATTTAAATTTTGGACAAAGTTTAGTATAAGATAAATTATATATTCTTAATTAACAAGGGATGGCAACAGCCATCCCTTGTAATATATCTATATAAGTTATTATTTTTAATTAAGCTTCTACACCCATAGCCTCTTTTAATACAGCTGCTATATTTTTTATACCTTCTATTATCTTTTCTTCTGGCATATTTGAATAGTTAAGTCTGAAAGTATTTTCTCTACCACCATTAGGGAAGAATCCTCCTCCAGCAACATAAGCAACATTCTTATCTAGGCATT of Clostridioides sp. ES-S-0054-01 contains these proteins:
- a CDS encoding 30S ribosomal protein S6, with amino-acid sequence MRNYELVYVVKPNSDEEIREAILNKVKEVVATDGEIVKVDTWGTKKLAYPIAKFTEGFYVLVNFKSAVDVPKEIDRNLKINENVIRHMIVVA